TTTTTGCCCTGCTGCCTCTTTACCAACATATCAGAATATTGTTCAGCCAAACTGAATGGTGTGTACAGCCTGAGATATTAATGTGCAACttctatttccctcacagaggcTGGATTTTTTAGGTGGAAGTACTCCAGTCCATGCATGACCATGTCACCATCCAAAGAGGCCCTTGTGGGTTCTACAATAGCCTTGTCCCATCCTGGTGTCTGTGAAGAACTAAGCAAGTCATTTCCCTGGATAAACAAGAAAAGGAAGAGTGGGCTTTCCAGGCTCTGCAAGAAGAAAACATCTTTGTCAGGTGATTACTTGGCAGGTTGAGATGTATGAAAATGTATTTGTTAGTCAAAGACAGGGGTAATTTTCAACTCTTTAATCATGCGGACATGCTTGTGTTTCTCAAAAAGAACTTTGAGAAAGGAACACTAAGGGAATGGGATAGGAACTAAAGAGGGAGTTTATTGGCAAACTGGACAGAAACAGATCATAATTGTCTTTGAATTGTGAATGTTTTTGTAGGCATGCTACAATCTTTTGTAATATGCTGAGCCTCGCTGACTAGATGCTTGGCATTTTGCCATTATTGATCCATTCCCTCCCACCAATGGGATCTCTTCTTATAATGGTTGATATCCGGTACAGGTGCCCTGTGCTTTCTGAGACAGTATTCAGAGAATGAGTCATTTGTCTCTTTaggttaattaattaaaatacaattgtctTTGTAATCTTTTTCTCGTGCTTAGTTCTTccctgtaactttttaaaaataaattattgccTGTAACTATGTTTCTTTTTAACAGTTGATACGTGGTTATCTTGAAATCTTCCATATATTTTAATGACAGATATTTGTggaacttccccccccctttcttctcagAAAATGGATGGAGTTCCTTTTGCTTATCTTCGTTAGCTGCCCAGAACATCTGTGCTAGTAAATTTCACAACACTTGGACTCATTTGGAAAACAATTCCCTTTCTTGCTCGATATGCAGTACCTCTTCATGTTCTCTCTTAAACGCTCTGACTTTGGAAGAATCCATCCAGGCTCTGGCAACTGCTGTGCGCAACCCAAACAAAGCTGTTTTCACTGTGGATGTCAGAACAACTGAGGTAATAATTAGCTTTTGTAAAGTGTTACCTTACACACAATTGCACACTGTGAATGTGTATGTAGAGGACCTCTGGGTAAGAAAGCCTGTTGTAGTTGCACTATACATATATTGCAGTAATACATTTGCATCATAACGAGTGGTTTTGGATTGGGTCAGGCAGAGTGTGtgagggaaaaaaaatcaatcaaactAAAGATATTTGTAATTTTAAAGTTCAGCACTAATATAATCATACTTTTCAGATGCAGAACCCCCCCTTCCTAAAGACTCATATGCACATGTACATTTGTTAGTATAAAAATATTCTCTTTTGTGGTGTGTAGAAAACTATGGTATAATAACTGTATAAAAATCATTAACAATGCTTGCACCCATTGCTATCAGTCTGATTCATGATGTGATCCCAAATAtgtgagcacaggaagctgccttacacagagtcaaagcattggtccacctagctcagtattttcttcaTTGACTTGTACAAGAGTGCTTATCTTCACTTTGCACCAGCGTAGTGAGGAGTCTTGGCCCAGTGTAATAAAGTTTGGTGATTAAGCTGCCACTGTACAATTAAGTGGTCATAGGAATGGTAGTATGAGGATGCATGCAGAGATGTACATAACTTGAACTGGGGAGTTGCACTGCCTACAGTTTGCACAGGTGTATAGTTCTTTTTCTTCAGCACTGACTTTATGGTGAGGGTTTAATATCTTTCTTCCTGTTAAATCAGATGTCGGCCATTCATAAGGCAGATTGTTTGATCCCTGTAATGTCATAAATTTCTTCCTGGAAcagtttttcttattttaaaaagctgatcatagctttttaaaactttaaaaatattaacaaTACTGCACCAGACTAGCATCCAAATGAATGAACATCCATGTTGTACTGTACaaattaactaaaaaaaaaatcagacagcTCAGCTGAAGCATAGGACAGAGGCAAGGCAGATTACTGAATCAATGTTGAATTTGCTAACTAGTTTGTTAAATGAGTAGCTAAGTTGGGGTGAAAGGAAGCTGGCTAATAGCTAAAGAATAGGGTTGGGCTGCTTTTGCTCTTTTTTAATATTGGTAAAGAGTGTCTACTCCACGTCTTATGTTGAAAATGCAATGGGATCTATATGGATAATTTTTCGCTTTGCTACTACATTGTTGTGTATGGTTGAAGTTGCAAACAACCCCTTTCACTGAGAGCAGCTGCAGCTGGCTATGTCTGTAAAACTGTAGACCAAAATGGGGCTGGATGTGGTTTGGTAATAACTGTATTTGGTATGCCACTTTTATTGTTAAGGGCCAATTAAGTAATTGTTCTTTTAACTAGAGATTGCTGCCTATATCCGAGAACCCATAATATTGTAGTTTGCTAGTTGTCTGTTCTTGGTATTTTAGCTTGAATCACTAAAGGCATGTTAGTAAACAAGGCTATGGTGCACTGTTAATGGGATATTTATACAATAAATTTATTTGAGCAGTACACAGATaaagctgaaaagaaaacaaTATCTCTTTTAGAGGGTAAATTGTGAAACAGTAATTAGCAGACGTTTGTCCTGGTCATATATTTTGGGCACGATCTGGAGAAAGTTACGGTTGCTCCACTCTGCGTTTTGAGTAAGCATGTTTAAGAATGCTTCTGTACAAAGTACCGGTAACTTGGATTAATGTAAACTTAAGAGCTCATTCCCCATTGAAATAGCATCAAATTCTACTtttaacagaagaagaaaagctgaGTTTACTTTTCTTGTTCCTCTGTTTTAGATTCTAGTTGCAAATGACAAAGCCTGCAAGCTTCTTGGTTACAGTACTCAGGAGGTGATTGGCCAGAAATTATCTCAGATGATTTCAAAATCCAATTGGGATATTATGGAAGCACTGAAGAAAGACCATGATGATGCTGAATATGAAGCAGTAGTTCCTGGAACTGTGGTATGTGAGAACAGAATATTTGTCATAGcagcaatagatagatagatagatagataaaagctttacagtggtgccccactagacgaatgcctcgctagacgaaaaactcgctagacgaaggcattcgtctagcggaaggctgccccgcaagacgaaaaagtctatggggctgcctcgcaagatgaggctgcctcgcaagatgatttattttttttggcgcgaaaacctccacgctccattgccgcttcgctagacgaaaaattcgctctgcgaaaaaactcgtagaacgaattattttcgtctagcgggggcaccactgtattcgcatagccaacagccatagcaacaacagacacgcagtatacaaataaaaacaacaatggataAAAAACGAACATATATTCATAGCAGCAATGTATATGCTACCATTTCTGAATTTTTACTACTactcatacagtcatacctctagttatgatagctgcaggttgcgttcatcacgggatatgaatgcgccaaacccggaagtaccggaacaggttacttccgggttcggcggttcgtgcatgcgcagaagcgccgaatcacgccacgcacatgcgcagacgcggcgcttcaggttgtgcagtgctcatgttgcgaacggggctccagaacggatcctgttcgcaaccagaggtatgactgtataggcaTTAATAGCCACAGAAGGGCCTGTAGGAAGCCAACATGTAAATATAAGGCTGCTCTTGCTCATATTTAATGAAGAGGTACTTAAAATTTTTTTGTTTACACACTTGCATATCCCATATAGTAAAGCTATTATATTTGCAAAATtccacaaataaaaacacaaaaggtcTATATTGAAAGTCAGTCACTGAAAGTTAAAGTCACATGGCTGATCAAATTTTAAGCACTGCAGATTAGAAATTTAACACTGTCTTTTATCAATAGGTAGATGTTATTTCCCATAGCAATGAAAAGATCCCAGTTTCTGTATGGATGAGAAGAATGAAAACCCATTGCAGTCAGTACTGTGTGGTGGTTTTGGAGCCTGTGGAAAGACTTTCTGCCTCTGTTTTCTTCACAAGCAGAGTGAGTATCCAGTTAGCTTAAATTGCAGCAATAGCTACCAAGTACAGTTATGGGGTACTAGGAGTTACTGAAACAATTTTGGTTTTCATCACACACAAAACAATTTACCAGCCAATATTTGtcattatataccggtatatattttaaatgctcatCAGTTGTTTTGTGCTAGTGGTTTTATGTGACCCATTTCCTTTGAACAGCATTTTGCTTAAAATGGGTTGGTAAACTAGACCTGGCTGGTGTGCAGGAtccttcctttccccacctcccttgGGCTAACCTTTGACAGGTGGACAGTGTTGCCTGCCTTCTGATCATAAGTCATTATGGAATCAGGTACTACCGGTAACTTCAGAGAGGTCGCTTTGAAGTTCGTTTGCAGGTGTAAGTCTCTTTGCAGTtatggtttgaaatcaaaccacgCCTGCAAACAGAAAACTTCAATGAGGCTCTCTGCCACCACTAATCAGGTGATTGGTGGTTATTGTGAGTCCCTTTTGGAGGTGCTGAGAGTCCTCTATACTAGAGGATCTGTGATGAAGAACTCCCTAGTGAAGCTGTTCTCAGTGGGGTTTGAAGGCCAGTGAATCGAGTTGCTCAAGGAACAATTTGGAATAGGCTTAAAGATTAGTTTTCCATTTCTGTATAATGGAATATATAACCTGAcgtcatatatgatgtcaggtatgAGGCaatgggcatggtttgggggaaatgcccTTGTGGGTCAAATTAGGACCCCTGCCATGTCTCATTAGGCCCACAAGGCTGGAGGCTCCCTAAAAACAACATATTGGTGATTggaattgtttaaataaatgatttaacCTTGCTGCTGTAATTTGAGATAGGTATGGAACTTTTGTTGATGTGAAGGGATTACTTGGCTTTGCGGGGCACTCAAGAAAGTAAatgattgtattttttttaaaatgtactttaatAATTATTGTTTCTTATTGGAGCTTTTTGTAGGACAGAAAATCATCAttaaaatattgtaaataaaataaatgcatctaAATTACCTAGATTTCTgggggttaaaaaaaaccacGAGGAAATTCATCATCCATCTTAAAGTGGCATTTCATTGAGGCCAAGTCTGCTGAATTAGTGGTGCTGAATTGTTTTACCCTCTTTGCATATATTTTGGCCATTTTACCTTAATTACTGTCAAGAACTAATATTTTAGAATGCAGCGTCCTCATGAACCTAATTCTTGTAACTCTCGCCTTAAGGGAGAGATTACTTCCTGTGACCTGCTTTTTGCTCATCTCTATGGTTATGCCTCATCGGAAGAAGTGGTTGGTCACTACATAACAGACATGATTCCATCTGTTCAAATTCCTATACCTGGCAAGAAAATACCAAAGGTACCGTGATGTAAATTATGCTTAGCTGTTCTTTTAAATGTTATTTGGGCAATTTGTTTCTTCTtaattgcaaatacagtggtacctcagtttaagaacagtttatgaatgattcggtttatgaactccgcaaaaccttaagtagtgtcccggtttgcaaactttacctcggtctaagaatggaatctgaatggtggaagggcaccggcggcaggaggcctcatttgggaaagcgcgcctcggtttaagaacagacttctggaatagaTTATGTTCGTaaactgaagtaccactgtagaagGAAAAGGGCGAGGAGAGTATATTCTCACTTACAATAAGAATGCATAAAAAAGAACAATTCATGAAACGTATTTCAAACGTATAAATAGAAGCCATGTCCAAATAGGTACATGAGATTGTTGATTATAAGATATACATGCAAATATGAAGAGGGAGCAGTAAGCTCTTCAAACTGCTGAGTAATAGATGGTTTGTGTTTAGAGTTCCAGCCTTGAAATAATAGGTCTTTCTGTTATTGTAAGGGTTCACAAGATTTACTTTGTTGTCCATCTGTTAGTCTCCACTTCACAAGATTTAAAGTTTTCTGCATAGACTGATTCTTGTGCATAATTCTCTAATAGTAATTTAAGGCCTTCAGTCAAAATTCATCTGACTGATTTCCTGGCCACTGTCACTGAGCTTTTAATTTGCTTAGATTTGCATTATGTTACAAgtcttcttttcctccccccagAATATCAAAATTCAGAGATCTGTTGGCCGAGCAAGAGAGGGGACAACATTTCCTCTCAGCCTGAAACTGGAGGTTAACTTACCTGTTGAAGACATCGTCCCTGTACCAGATAAGCCTGCACCAGAATCTGATGCTGAAATTTTAGAAGATGACACCAGCACCACCTCCCCTGTAGATTGTTCTTTCCGTGCTTCCATCTGGGTGTTCACCACCATCAGCGGACTAATCACTGTTCAAGCGGATGGTACAATTTATGGAATCAACAATACGTTTTCTCTAATGCTCTTTGGTTATGAGAAAAAGGAGCTGCTAGGGaaggtattgttttgttgttgcttttgttttcctcTAGAGAAAGATCACTGTCAAGTCATAGGAATGCTACCACTTGGGAAGTGTATCCAGTCCACTGCTGATTGCTGATGAGTAGTTGGGTGGGGGGACGCCATTTGACAGTGGCATAATATAGAGGGGCGCATTGTAACTAAGTTGTCAGAAATCAGCTAAGATCTGCCAAAGCACTGGAGAAACTCACTTTCAAAGTTTCAGAAGCAAACTGTTGCACAACAATTGCATATTGGACAAAGATTATTCAGTCACATATTATTCTGGTATTTCTCAGTATGCagtgagggggaaaggaaggatttcatcatatttattttgtatttcagaaCATCACATTCTTGATTCCTGGTTTTTATAAGTACATGGATAGAGTTGATAATTCCTCTTTGCAACTCCCACAATCTAGAGAAAGTTATGATGTGGACGCAGAAAATGTGAGCTCCTCTGGGGGCTTCAAAGGAACCGAGGTAGATGGCTGTGGTACGGTGGAAGGAAGCGAAGGTAAATTTACGGAGGTGGGAAACGCAACAAAAAGCtatgcctttttattttaaataggctCTGGAGTGGATCTGACATAATGAATGGAATGTCATGTTCACACTTTTCCTCTTGATACAAACTTTTTTTGTTCTCACTCCTTTCTGACATATCCatctgcaaaaataaaaggaTAACAACTTGAAATGGTTGTACCACAGAGTTCCCTGAAACATGGTTTAATTTATATGTCTCATGGCTCTTGATACTAGAAACTGTTCATCATTGGAGAATTGCCACACAACAATTCAAGGAAATAGGGTGTTAACCTTTGTTGTTTGGCTGGCTGATACATGCCCCCTGGAAGGGCTGTCCACAGTAAATAAGCAGTGTTTTGGTCCTTCCCTAAAACAAGTGCTCTTTTAGCCTTAGAATGGCCTGCTTGAGACTTCAAGAGCATAACTTTAGCTAACTCTGAGAGGtactattattataaattataaattttatatatatatatatatatatatatatatatatatatatcataaaaCAATATAAGTCAAATTCCAGATTGCAAAACAGTCCAACAACCAGTTCCTCTCAACCAGTATTGTAGGCCTGAGAAAACAAGTATATCTTGAGCTGACACCTAAAACTAACTAATTGTAAGGGATAGCTGACTCTCTAAGGAAATAATTCCACATTCTGGGTGCCATTACAGAAGGATTGCCTGAGGTGTTAAACTGTCAGTATGTAAATGTTACAAGACATACTTGCTAAATTTATAACATTTTAAGCACTTGCATCTCTTTTAACCTTTCATATCCAGCAGAAAAGACATTGTGGGGAGCCATTTAGCCATTAAAAATGTTTAACATGTGGAATGGCCCATAGTGTCTACCATTGCATGCCTTGCTGAAAACTTGCAGCATACcacagttttctttctttgttccagGCACTCGCCCACTCCTTGCTGGAGATGTGGCTTTGCTGCAAGAGCAACAGGATTTAGCAAGGAGTGATGGAGCAGAACTCTGTACCAGGAAGGAAACCCGGCCAAAGAGTGGGAGTAGCTTGTGTTCTGTTCTGTTATCCTCcccagaggcagctgcagcactGAATGGGTAGGTTTTGACAGTCACAAAAGTGCACTAGGAACGCAGCTGGCTCTGATGTTTTATCAGGGAGTGGGAAACACTGGTGAAGATTCTGCTCTCGTTCAACATAACCTAACCAGCAGCTTGTTTTCTTTCACAGCAGGGGCTATACACCTTCCAGCGATGTGCTGGCCCGTGATGATGTGCTGCCTTCCGGGAGTCGATGTGATGGAGGCTGCGCTGAGACTATAAAACCTGCTAACTGTCAGCAGTACGAAGCATGTTCTCCCAAACGGTTTCATTCAGAACAGTGTGTGTTGAAAGGTAGCACTAAAGTGCGAGGCAGAAACCTTATCTGGTGCACATCTGAGGAAGAAGATGGGCCATCGGATATGCGTGATTCTGGTTCACATGAAATAACGAAGTGCCGATCTGCCACTACAATGAGTAGTGATGGAGTAGAGTTCCATACCCAGCTGGACAGAGCGGGTGGCCTGCCTTCTGTTGCGTCATCTCTCCCAGAGTCAGTCACACCAGTGAATGGGTAGGTTTTACTAGGACATGGCAAGTTTTGCCAGTTACAAAAGGATATTGGGCATCCAGCTGCCACTGATGTTCAGAACTGCACAGCTCCAGTGGGATCTCCTGATCTTACACCATGGGATAGGGAAGGGCAAGGAATGTAATTTAATAGAGAAGATGCTCCCTTGTTCATTATAACCCAACTAGTAACTTGTTTTCTTACACAGCAGGGACTGTGCGTTGGTCCATAATGAAGCACTGCCTTCTGAGAATTTACAGGATGGAGGCTGCCCTGAGACAGAGGCTGCAAAACTAAACGACTGCCAGCAGAACAAAATACATTCTCCTAAACGATTTCATTCTGAACCATGCATGTTGGAAGGTAGAACTAAACTGAGAGAGAAGAATCTTGCCAGGTGCACATCTGATCTAGTTCATAAAGAAGAAGATGACCCTTTGGAGATACACAGTTCTGGTTCACCACATGAAGTCATGAAGTGCCATTATGCTACTACGTCTTCAGAAAGAGAGAATTTTTTCATGGGTGATCAGACTTCTGTGACATGCTTCTTAGAAGAGGATTTAGGGCTTGGGGCAAGTGTGACTTGTGATGCTGTGCAGGTGTCCTGTGGGACTCCCACACTGGATGAGCCCATGTGTAGCAAACAAGTGTCGTGTTCCAAACACACTCACAGGATGATAGATGAGCTGCCAACAGTAAATCTGACAAGTAGTAGAAAGAGCTTAAGGTTTGAAAATACTGAACTAGAAAATTCAGCAAAGGATTCATCAGCCTTGTTACCTGATGAAAGGAGCAGCAGCCCTCCTGTTTCAGCAGGATCATCAATACCTTGTGATGTCTCTGCACTGGAAATTGTGGATAGTAAGAAGCCAAGTGATGAGGTTGATTCTGTTTGCTGTGGTTTGATGGACCTGACCTTGAGGATTAGTGGAGAGGTGAATTCAGACTTCTCTGCTGCCTCTAGACCAATAAAGCTTTCATTGTTAAGCAAGGAAGATCTTGAGCGGCCCATGGACCAGGAAATTAATACTTCTGTAAGTGATCAGATAGACTCCCTACTGTGTGACGGTTCTCCAATAGGCCATCGGAAGGGCTTACTCTCTAGCAAGCATTCAGAGTATGTGAACCTCGACTTCTCTACATGCTGTGCTTCAGAGGACAAAAGTGTTGCAGAGAGAATGGGGGAACATTTAGAAGGATGTTCACTGTTACAGTCCCAGGAAGATCTCATGCCGTTAATGCAGCAGAGCATGGCACAGTTAACATCAACTCCTGTGAAACAAGAAGCTGTACGGTCCTCAGCAATTACTTTGAACAGCGAGATCCTGGAAGGCAACTATTCGGGTAACTGCTACCACAGAGATGGTTCTCGACTTGGTATGTTTGAAGTAGACATTTTTGCTTCTTGCATTAGTATATTTAATTGGGCATAAGTGTGCATGGAAAGGTTACATGAAGCTGGTGTTCAGTGTGAGCGAAGCAGGCAAGGAATGATAAAATAAACCTGTTGACACATGGTTTAATGCATTGGTCATCCACGACCAGAATGCAAAAACACAGTAGCAGAGGAAAACATTAATTTGATTTTATTAACATTTTGAATTCAATCTGTACTTGATTGGCAGTGAAATTAGGAGAGAAGAACTTCTGGTGTGCCAAAATGTTTAGGCAGAGCTTGTCACCCTCTGCCTTAATTTTCATCAAGCAGCTTTATGGTTAACGTTTTACATTGCAAATGGGCTGGTCAGCTGTTGGGAGTGCTTGTCAGTTCTATAAAGGGAACAGCAGGCTGCCTAAAGGCCAAAGCCTTGGTGTTCCTACATGGGTTGCTTATGTGCTTATGATGTTGATCAACCTGCTGCTTAAGAAGGACTGGGTATTCTTCTGGAAAAGATCCAGTGATGAAACTCCATcttctac
The sequence above is drawn from the Lacerta agilis isolate rLacAgi1 chromosome 5, rLacAgi1.pri, whole genome shotgun sequence genome and encodes:
- the PASK gene encoding PAS domain-containing serine/threonine-protein kinase; amino-acid sequence: MSGKEGASVQPRSTSSAPGTSSEAGFFRWKYSSPCMTMSPSKEALVGSTIALSHPGVCEELSKSFPWINKKRKSGLSRLCKKKTSLSENGWSSFCLSSLAAQNICASKFHNTWTHLENNSLSCSICSTSSCSLLNALTLEESIQALATAVRNPNKAVFTVDVRTTEILVANDKACKLLGYSTQEVIGQKLSQMISKSNWDIMEALKKDHDDAEYEAVVPGTVVDVISHSNEKIPVSVWMRRMKTHCSQYCVVVLEPVERLSASVFFTSRGEITSCDLLFAHLYGYASSEEVVGHYITDMIPSVQIPIPGKKIPKNIKIQRSVGRAREGTTFPLSLKLEVNLPVEDIVPVPDKPAPESDAEILEDDTSTTSPVDCSFRASIWVFTTISGLITVQADGTIYGINNTFSLMLFGYEKKELLGKNITFLIPGFYKYMDRVDNSSLQLPQSRESYDVDAENVSSSGGFKGTEVDGCGTVEGSEGTRPLLAGDVALLQEQQDLARSDGAELCTRKETRPKSGSSLCSVLLSSPEAAAALNGRGYTPSSDVLARDDVLPSGSRCDGGCAETIKPANCQQYEACSPKRFHSEQCVLKGSTKVRGRNLIWCTSEEEDGPSDMRDSGSHEITKCRSATTMSSDGVEFHTQLDRAGGLPSVASSLPESVTPVNGRDCALVHNEALPSENLQDGGCPETEAAKLNDCQQNKIHSPKRFHSEPCMLEGRTKLREKNLARCTSDLVHKEEDDPLEIHSSGSPHEVMKCHYATTSSERENFFMGDQTSVTCFLEEDLGLGASVTCDAVQVSCGTPTLDEPMCSKQVSCSKHTHRMIDELPTVNLTSSRKSLRFENTELENSAKDSSALLPDERSSSPPVSAGSSIPCDVSALEIVDSKKPSDEVDSVCCGLMDLTLRISGEVNSDFSAASRPIKLSLLSKEDLERPMDQEINTSVSDQIDSLLCDGSPIGHRKGLLSSKHSEYVNLDFSTCCASEDKSVAERMGEHLEGCSLLQSQEDLMPLMQQSMAQLTSTPVKQEAVRSSAITLNSEILEGNYSGNCYHRDGSRLGILFEVKRVELHDPAALFCIWVMRDHFQSRKQAAAKTQFLLSSLASSSPNLSDVSALSLAELIKATPVFENSRRAEELERLRACEGDYGKKYDTLTLIGRGAFGFVWTARCKTDCKEAVVKFIWKGKVLDYCWVDDPELGRVTQEIIILRKLQHPNIIKVLEVFENQQFFQLVMERHGSGLDLFTFIDNQPNLDEPLASYIFRQLVSAVNYLRCKNILHRDIKDENIIIAEDFTIKLIDFGSAAYLEPNKLFYTFCGTIEYCSPEVLSGNPYLGPELEMWSLGITLYTIVFGENPFCELEETMDAILRPPYKVSDDLMNLLTGLLQPFPEDRTTLEVVVEDPWVTQPLNLANYSWEGVYVSAKPENNHFKMNSSGCSHGSIWAVPSLESEQSLSDDTSNYELMDPQLTGVTAASGQEPSTSAAQGPSTSVLP